The stretch of DNA ATCAGGGTCCTACGCACTACTAGCGCCCTCCAAACTCTTCTACGGTGGAATGGTCGTTCCCACGAGCCGCTTCCCATGGCAGGCGCAGTGCCGGAAAGCCCTTCTATGGCCACACAGGATGCCGATATCCGGATTTTCCGGGATCAGGAGCCCGCCCGCGCCCAGATTCGTGGATATTGGGATTTCCTTAATCGGCCGGAAAACCGCCGTACTGTCCAGGAGCAGCTTGCCGAGCTGGAGCGCGCGGGAGACCTGCAATGGGACCTGCGCTCCGTGGAGGCTTTGGATAGTGCCGGCGCCCTGGCGCTCTGGCGGGCCTGGGGGCGTCAATACCCCACCGAATTGGTTTGCCGGGAGCGGCACCGGCGGATTTTCGAGCGCATGCAGGCCCTGCCGGAAGGCCGACCGAAATTTTCCCGGAGCCCCATCGATCTGCTCGCGCGGCCAGCCAAGCTTCCCGTGGCCGCAGCCCGTGGCACCTGGGAGCTGGCCCTCCATTTCGGCATGATCGCGTTGGCCGCCGGCTATGCGGTCCTCCATCCCAGATCGGTCCCCTGGATGGAGCTAACCTCCGTCATCTACCGGGCCGGTTTTCGGGCCAGCGGTCTGGTTGCGGTGATCAACCTGGTGGTCGGCATGATGGCGGCCTACCAGATCGGTCAGGCGCTTACGCGGTTCGCCTCCAATATCATCGTGGTCGGCGCCTTCAGTACCGCCGTCCTGCGCGAAATCGGGCCGTGGGTCACCGCCATCATCGTTGCCGGCCGCTCCGGGTCCGGGATTGCCGCGGAGATCGGTTCCATGCGCCTGACGGGCGAACTTTCCGCCCTGCGCGCCTTCGGAATCTCGCCGATCCTGCGGTTGGCCTTTCCACGGGTTCTGGGGCTGGCCATTGTGGTACCCCTGCTGGTGCTGCTCGGCAATATGTTCTCGCTGCTGGGCGGAATGGTGATTTCGGACCCTGTGCTCGGGATACCGCCTTCCCAGTTCCTGGACCACCTGCCCAATGACGTCCAGATCATCAATTTCTGGATCGGCGAAGTGAAATCCCTGGGCAACGGCATCATCATCGGCGGGGTCAGTACCTATTACGGACTGATGGCCGCTTCCAATACCGAAAGCCTGAGCCGGCAGACCATCTCCTCCGTGGTCATGAGCCTGGCGCTGGTCCTGATCCTGAACGCGGGGGTCGGCGCGCTGTACGTGGATACTGGATTGCCCTGATGGCCGCGGAGCACGGCAACGCCGTCATTCGTATCGAGCACCTGAGTACCCGGATCGGGGATTCCTGGATCCACCATGACCTCAACCTGGAGGTTTGCAGAGGGGAAATCCTGGCCATTATGGGTGGTAGCGGCGGCGGGAAATCGGTCCTCCTGCACCAGATCATGGGCCTGCTGCGACCCACGGAAGGCCGGATCCGGGTCATGGATACGGACGTGCACCGGGCTTCCCCCGCGGAGCTCCGCCGGGTTCGGCGCAAATGGGGCATCGTATTCCAGACCGGCGCCCTGTTCAGCACCCTTTCCCTGTTGGACAACGTGGCCTTCCCGCTCCGGGAAATGGCCCGCT from Thiohalorhabdus sp. Cl-TMA encodes:
- a CDS encoding MlaE family ABC transporter permease, with protein sequence MATQDADIRIFRDQEPARAQIRGYWDFLNRPENRRTVQEQLAELERAGDLQWDLRSVEALDSAGALALWRAWGRQYPTELVCRERHRRIFERMQALPEGRPKFSRSPIDLLARPAKLPVAAARGTWELALHFGMIALAAGYAVLHPRSVPWMELTSVIYRAGFRASGLVAVINLVVGMMAAYQIGQALTRFASNIIVVGAFSTAVLREIGPWVTAIIVAGRSGSGIAAEIGSMRLTGELSALRAFGISPILRLAFPRVLGLAIVVPLLVLLGNMFSLLGGMVISDPVLGIPPSQFLDHLPNDVQIINFWIGEVKSLGNGIIIGGVSTYYGLMAASNTESLSRQTISSVVMSLALVLILNAGVGALYVDTGLP